The following proteins are encoded in a genomic region of Methanomassiliicoccales archaeon:
- a CDS encoding transposase: MTVTMIEIPRSIFNFSGQTHLDTFSIQFEKVTMDFDRYDDLAVNGLRLAMEAIRLHADEFSFWQRRRPTGRPAYDECVVLIGFLVQQLLDLTFRETEGMLAMMQDYYSIETILDYSTLCRMIQSDRFAVVLERFIQHILSDLPTRKVVASTDATGYSGRKRGWRETPHAQRAKQDWVKANIVIEVDEFVILAYYLSDSNVHESQTSWNVWDRLPDNVVPKRSLADSAYVGNDCLAVARQHGATPFHKIKKNAKLVVEPETLYQKLVSFAKHWPKRFAALTAKRAHSETVFSMIDALLGYRLRCWTKAARKNEVRIKFCLFNLIQLAMRKEFWSN, from the coding sequence TTGACAGTCACAATGATAGAGATACCGCGCTCGATATTCAATTTTTCCGGGCAGACGCACCTTGACACCTTCTCGATCCAGTTCGAGAAGGTGACAATGGATTTTGATCGATACGACGATCTGGCTGTCAACGGCCTCCGCCTGGCCATGGAGGCCATTCGCCTACATGCCGATGAGTTCTCGTTCTGGCAGCGGAGGAGACCGACCGGAAGGCCAGCATACGATGAGTGCGTCGTGCTCATCGGATTCCTGGTCCAGCAGCTGCTGGACCTGACCTTCCGTGAGACGGAAGGAATGCTGGCAATGATGCAGGACTACTATTCCATCGAGACCATTCTAGATTATTCCACCTTATGCCGGATGATCCAGTCGGACCGCTTCGCGGTCGTGCTGGAACGGTTCATCCAGCATATTCTCTCGGACCTTCCGACCAGGAAGGTTGTCGCCTCGACCGACGCCACTGGATACTCTGGCAGGAAGCGAGGCTGGCGTGAGACGCCGCACGCCCAACGCGCGAAGCAGGACTGGGTGAAGGCGAACATCGTCATCGAGGTGGACGAGTTCGTCATACTGGCTTATTACCTCTCAGACTCGAACGTACACGAGTCCCAGACGTCCTGGAACGTCTGGGACCGTTTGCCCGATAACGTCGTCCCCAAACGAAGTCTGGCCGATTCCGCCTACGTGGGCAACGACTGCCTGGCCGTGGCCAGGCAGCACGGTGCCACGCCTTTTCACAAGATCAAGAAGAACGCCAAGCTGGTCGTGGAGCCTGAGACGCTGTACCAGAAGCTGGTCAGCTTCGCAAAGCACTGGCCGAAGCGCTTCGCCGCGTTAACGGCGAAGCGCGCTCATTCCGAAACGGTGTTCAGCATGATTGATGCTTTGCTCGGTTATCGGCTGAGATGCTGGACGAAAGCTGCTCGGAAAAATGAGGTGCGGATCAAGTTCTGCCTGTTCAACCTGATCCAGCTGGCCATGAGGAAGGAGTTCTGGTCAAACTAG
- a CDS encoding ABC transporter ATP-binding protein, producing the protein MVEPIVIEHLSKDFNGFRAVDDLSLVVKRGSFVGFLGPNGAGKSTSIKILTNLLSATNGSASLNGIDVVKRPKEAMAQIGAVVETPEFYSYLTPTETLSYLGELRGMRKEDIRRRSTEVLETVKMTEWKDKRIGKFSKGMKQRIAIAQAILHEPPIVILDEPTSGLDPRGMFEVREILVDLKKQNYTVFMSSHLLNEVQDVCDEVALINYGKLLKSGTVSELISSNNFRRLEVKMRQSVNMELLNNISKMDKISELEPAGDNIVVMMLKGGDDAQIELLKELQGLNLDIISFKESGVALENLYMSLIKESK; encoded by the coding sequence ATGGTTGAACCAATAGTAATAGAACACCTGAGCAAGGACTTCAACGGGTTCCGGGCGGTGGACGACCTGAGTCTCGTTGTCAAGAGAGGTTCCTTCGTCGGTTTCCTCGGCCCCAACGGGGCCGGGAAGAGCACATCGATCAAGATATTGACCAATCTGCTGTCGGCGACGAATGGATCTGCTAGCCTGAACGGAATAGACGTCGTCAAGCGACCCAAGGAGGCAATGGCACAGATAGGAGCAGTGGTTGAGACCCCTGAGTTCTATTCATACCTTACACCGACAGAGACACTTTCTTATCTGGGTGAACTGAGAGGGATGAGAAAGGAGGATATAAGGCGGCGAAGCACGGAAGTGCTGGAAACGGTCAAGATGACCGAATGGAAGGACAAGCGCATCGGCAAGTTCTCAAAGGGAATGAAACAGCGCATAGCCATAGCCCAGGCGATACTACACGAACCGCCGATCGTCATCTTGGACGAACCGACCTCCGGTCTGGACCCGAGAGGGATGTTCGAGGTAAGAGAGATACTGGTCGATCTGAAGAAACAAAACTACACCGTGTTCATGTCCTCTCACCTGCTTAACGAAGTACAGGATGTCTGCGACGAGGTCGCTCTGATTAATTATGGAAAACTATTGAAGAGCGGTACAGTGAGCGAACTGATATCGTCCAATAACTTCCGCAGACTAGAGGTCAAGATGAGGCAAAGTGTCAATATGGAACTGCTGAACAATATCTCAAAGATGGACAAGATATCCGAGCTGGAACCGGCCGGAGATAATATTGTCGTTATGATGTTGAAAGGTGGAGATGATGCCCAGATCGAACTGTTGAAAGAACTTCAAGGCCTCAATCTTGACATAATCTCATTCAAGGAATCTGGCGTGGCGCTGGAGAACCTGTACATGTCCCTTATCAAGGAATCGAAGTGA
- a CDS encoding anthranilate synthase component I family protein, with amino-acid sequence MNIAPKIVYEEVDLHLSPAEAFSRLRQGAEASFLLESAEGASRTVAYSFLGACPREIVRSDGGQGVERLREVMATRDRTRSPFPFMGGLVGYFSYHLVNAVEQDLHLRDGGFPSYELGLYDRGLIYDHSAFKVYQFHSEGEKGIALPAEVPQGENFRLLERTSGTTEEEYERGVGTLKQRIREGEAFQVVLSGHEEYRFAGDPFGLYLKLRQVNPSSYMFYLDFGQRKVLGSSPETLVTVKGREVITYPIAGTRPLGSDLKERRSNRRDMLSDEKERAEHIMLVDLARNDLGKVCEYGSVEVADLMRVEEYSHVQHMVSRVRGILRSDRDALDALAAVFPAGTVSGAPKHRAMQLIESLEGRGRGPYAGAVGYLSDSGDVDTAITIRSAFVNGDRISLQAGAGIVLDSVPEREFQECQSKLGAMHRSLQICQGGGA; translated from the coding sequence ATGAATATAGCGCCGAAGATCGTCTATGAAGAGGTCGACCTGCACCTGTCGCCGGCCGAAGCCTTCTCCAGGCTGCGGCAGGGAGCGGAGGCCTCTTTCCTGTTGGAGAGCGCGGAGGGGGCCTCCCGCACCGTCGCCTATTCGTTCCTTGGCGCCTGTCCTAGGGAAATCGTACGGAGCGATGGCGGACAGGGCGTGGAACGGTTACGCGAGGTCATGGCCACCAGGGACCGCACAAGGTCCCCGTTCCCTTTCATGGGCGGGCTGGTTGGTTACTTCTCTTATCATCTGGTCAATGCGGTGGAGCAGGACCTGCACCTGCGGGACGGGGGATTCCCGTCCTACGAGCTAGGGTTGTACGACCGAGGCCTGATCTACGATCATTCCGCCTTCAAGGTCTATCAGTTCCATTCGGAGGGCGAAAAGGGAATCGCTCTGCCCGCCGAGGTGCCGCAAGGGGAGAACTTCCGTTTGCTGGAGCGCACATCCGGGACCACCGAGGAGGAGTACGAGCGCGGCGTGGGGACGCTCAAACAACGGATCAGGGAGGGCGAGGCCTTCCAAGTGGTGCTCTCAGGACACGAGGAGTACCGCTTCGCCGGGGACCCCTTCGGGCTGTACCTCAAGCTGAGGCAGGTCAACCCATCGTCCTACATGTTCTACCTGGACTTCGGCCAGCGGAAGGTCCTGGGCTCCAGTCCGGAGACGCTTGTTACCGTGAAAGGAAGGGAAGTGATTACCTATCCCATCGCCGGGACCCGGCCGCTCGGCTCTGACCTCAAGGAACGACGGAGCAACCGCCGGGATATGCTCTCCGACGAGAAGGAGAGGGCCGAACACATCATGCTTGTGGACCTGGCACGTAATGATCTGGGCAAGGTCTGCGAGTACGGATCGGTGGAGGTCGCGGACCTCATGCGGGTGGAGGAGTACAGCCACGTGCAGCACATGGTCTCTCGGGTGCGGGGCATATTGCGGAGCGACCGGGACGCCTTGGACGCCCTGGCCGCGGTCTTCCCCGCCGGGACGGTAAGCGGCGCGCCTAAGCACCGGGCCATGCAACTGATAGAGTCCTTGGAGGGACGGGGAAGAGGGCCCTATGCGGGCGCTGTTGGCTACCTGTCCGATAGCGGGGACGTGGACACGGCGATCACCATACGGTCGGCCTTCGTGAACGGCGACCGCATCTCCCTGCAGGCTGGTGCGGGCATCGTGCTGGACTCCGTCCCAGAAAGGGAATTTCAGGAGTGCCAGAGCAAGCTAGGCGCGATGCACCGCTCTCTGCAGATCTGCCAGGGGGGAGGAGCGTGA
- a CDS encoding ABC transporter permease: MNETKTVKIREVTSNPPSDAAQVVTVFKYDILKYLRSRRLMGMLAIDALVLLLITLLPPLLGSDYSDDADSFVRTYASFGTVLVVIGATFFAGDVIVSEFQNRTGFLLFPNPVKKGTLLIGKFLASVAAMFLVLVIYYGVALLLGVGITGGLSVNGVESLMLAMPYSVAALAVGYLISTVMKGSTGALILTFALFLFIFSIITSVLSASGVDPWFILSQAGQSITDVFGASTSDNGGGSGFSMNSYSADTGVSIAVMLAYTIVALALTYVLFKRREMAA; this comes from the coding sequence ATGAACGAAACAAAGACAGTGAAAATTCGCGAAGTCACTTCGAACCCACCATCGGACGCGGCACAAGTTGTGACCGTGTTCAAGTACGACATATTGAAGTATCTGCGCAGCCGGCGGTTGATGGGGATGCTGGCCATAGATGCGCTGGTCCTGCTGCTCATAACCCTACTGCCGCCTCTTCTGGGTAGCGATTACTCGGACGATGCCGATTCGTTCGTCAGGACCTACGCTTCGTTCGGAACGGTCCTGGTCGTCATCGGAGCCACGTTCTTCGCCGGAGACGTCATTGTATCCGAATTCCAGAACCGCACAGGCTTCCTGCTCTTCCCCAATCCGGTTAAGAAAGGGACCCTTCTGATCGGCAAGTTCCTGGCTTCGGTGGCGGCGATGTTCTTGGTGCTCGTGATCTATTACGGCGTAGCGCTGTTGCTCGGGGTGGGCATCACTGGTGGTCTTTCCGTCAATGGGGTCGAATCACTGATGCTTGCGATGCCGTACTCAGTGGCGGCTCTGGCCGTTGGCTATCTGATAAGCACGGTGATGAAAGGATCGACGGGAGCGTTAATCTTGACGTTCGCCCTGTTCCTGTTCATCTTCAGCATCATAACGAGTGTGCTGAGCGCCAGCGGCGTAGACCCATGGTTTATTTTGTCCCAGGCGGGTCAGAGCATCACCGACGTCTTTGGTGCATCGACCTCAGACAACGGAGGAGGTTCTGGGTTCAGCATGAACTCGTACAGCGCGGACACCGGAGTCTCCATCGCAGTTATGCTGGCCTACACGATTGTGGCACTGGCCCTTACCTACGTATTGTTCAAGAGGAGAGAGATGGCTGCCTGA
- a CDS encoding aminodeoxychorismate/anthranilate synthase component II — MRPHVLLVDNYDSFVYNLAHSLAAAGAEPHVVRNDRLDLKAVEGRYHGIVISPGPGHPANLRDFGMCVELLRTLSPSIPTLGVCLGHQGIAHAFGGKVVRARTPLHGKSTPISHDGRGLFRGLPSPLIVGRYHSLCVQEEDLPSCMEVTACSEDDTVMGLRHRQYPIEGLQFHPESVLTERGQDIVDNFVSSLERGA, encoded by the coding sequence GTGAGACCGCATGTGCTGCTGGTCGACAACTATGATTCCTTCGTCTATAATCTGGCACACTCCCTGGCCGCGGCCGGCGCTGAACCGCATGTGGTCAGGAACGACCGGCTGGACCTGAAGGCCGTCGAGGGGAGGTATCATGGCATCGTCATATCCCCGGGCCCAGGGCACCCGGCCAACCTCAGAGACTTTGGCATGTGCGTGGAGCTACTTCGCACACTGTCCCCGTCCATCCCCACGCTCGGCGTCTGCCTGGGACATCAGGGTATTGCCCATGCCTTCGGCGGGAAGGTGGTCCGGGCACGTACTCCCCTCCACGGAAAATCCACGCCCATCAGCCACGATGGCCGGGGGTTGTTCCGGGGGCTGCCCTCGCCGCTGATCGTGGGAAGGTATCATTCCCTGTGCGTGCAGGAGGAGGACCTCCCCTCGTGCATGGAAGTGACCGCCTGCAGCGAGGACGACACGGTCATGGGCCTGCGCCATCGTCAGTATCCGATAGAGGGGCTGCAGTTCCATCCCGAATCGGTGCTCACCGAGCGCGGGCAGGACATCGTGGACAACTTCGTCTCATCTTTGGAGCGAGGGGCATGA